GACTCCCATTATCCAGCAAATTACAAGTCGGTGCTGAATTTCTTTGGTGAAGTATtgttgaacaaaattatatacaataatcaaaagtttttcaaattttgaacctcatttaaaattctttcattgtaaatgttatatgttgtttgtaaatttaaaaaattaaattaaaaaattaaattaattaaataaattaaataaaacggtttttggcgttttattttaaaactatttaaaattaacactttttaaaatttggaaaaatgttttattcgcgcgcgcgcgcgcgcgcgaaaacaCCTTTATATGTTCCGAATAAAACACTTTTCAAAACTAAACACTTTTTAACGTTTCGCATAtccgtttaaaaattaaacacttttgagcgtttcaaaaataaagacaagaaataaaacactttaatgttttaaatttaaacacttTCTTTTATGAGTGTAGTAAggattttataatactttattaatcAACAACCTGTCTTTAacaaatactttaataaatatagtgaCGTATTTGTTCTCACAAAACGTCAAAAAATGAGGATTTTTATGTAAGAAAATCGACTTGGGCTTTATTGGGCCTAAAACCTCGGGCCCAAATTGTAACATGCTATGTCAGATGCAGAAAAGTATCCTGAACttgaatttgtaataaaaaatatgagtttccattaaaaaaaatcgacttAGGCCTTACCGGGTCCAAATAAATTCTCGGACCCAAAATCTAACCAATCCATCAAATatacatcaaatatatatatatatattgtatatatatataaggatatatatatacaggattggccattttaatccatccacgcaaataactccgtaagtaagccaaatacaaaaaaatggttcagacaaaagttgttcaggacaatgggggtcacctatttgtgttagtgactttgaccttgaagtcaattttcaaggtcatttgaaggtcagagttatttttttaaataaaaactcctatttttgattccaaaatctaatagctggtgtcaagagcttttcaaaacactataatgaagttatttttcattaagtactttttgagttatgaggcttgtaaatttattttgacataaaatacaaaatatcttgtaaaacattcaatttttgggaatcttaccttaatacttttatgcataaaataatgagacgaatcaattggtataaagaaaacacattggttttaaaaaaaagtatgcagctgcatgttgcaaattacatattttttcttgaaagcaactatgtgttttctttataccaattgattcgtctcattattttatgcataaaagtattaaggtaagattcccaaaaattgaatgttttacaagatattttgtattttatgtcaaaatactgtaatttacaagcctcataactcgaaaagtacttaatgaaaaataacttcattatagtgttttgaaaagctcttgacaccagctattagattttggaatcaaaaataggagtttttattttaaaaaataactctgacctttaaatgaccttgaaaattgacttcaaggtcaaagtcactaacacaaataggtgacccccattgtcctgaacaacttttgtctgaaccatttttttgtatttggcttacttacggagttatttgcgtggatggattaaaatggcccaccctgtatatatccTATATCATACCGCGTGTATACACGTATAGGATACAGGTATAGGATTAAAGTTATGTCaactgttaaatttttaatttctgataataaatattattattatttaaatatttttttgtgtaataatgataaaatatttactttaaatctaatttaaatttagtaaaatttatgtgatttattttcagcattgaaaattataaaagagaaCACCATCAAAGAGCCATGAAACTTGGAATAAGGATAGATCCAgaagtaatgaaaaaaataattgaaatacaaaatttacatttatcagaataatagagaaaatattagaaataacaataaatattaaatattagaagtagaaaattgatattatttcatttgaaaacaagaaaatgaaacGTATTAACGTATcatgaattaagaaaaatagaaataatgaatCCACTTCATTCCCttgtttgaagtaaaataattccaaattgctcttcctaatatttaatatttattcttattcctaatattttctctgttGTGCGTAGGGCCTTACTCGTAGACTGCATCCCATTTCGACGTCTGATCTACAATGTGCTTCTTGCGTGTTGCTTCTTGCTCTCTGCCTTtcgtatttttactttttatgtgTTTGTCGCATGATGTCAAAAACCACtgttatttacaatttctcctttctaaattttcgaaaaaaatatgccTTTACATAAAGGCAAAAAGGCAgcaaacaaaaatcaaaaagcaCATTGTAGATTAGGCTTTATGCGCTGTGAACGCTCACGCTTATAAGCgctatttcaatttcaattgttCCGTTTGGTTTGTGAGCACTAACGCGACGCTTACAATAACCGTTTCTTTTGAccttaataaacaaatataagcaatatcaaaatgtcagacaaagaaaatttaattatggtATTTGCAACACCAATGTTATATTAGAGATATTTGatgatactaaaaataaaaattcttattagaaaaatatagaaaaatatgaaaagttaCTGACTAAACACTTTATAACAACACCAAACAGtttcaaaattacattaaaaatgttatatcagTTCACGACGATGAAACATTTAGATCACATTTTAGATatgtattatgtttttatatttttaaatcatatagCTTGATAAATTTGAGTGCAtctataaaaaacttttatttatttcaagtattgtacaattattttgctaaaaatatatatttttttagaataaaaagattaatatttaattttattttacataacattgaattttcactttttacaACTAAATTTGGACGCAAAATGATATcacctaaaaaataatttttaattgctatatGAAAAATAGCTACACCTGATTCATACAggtattaaaatcatattattttcactttttacaATTGATTTAGGTAAGATAACttgcacattatttttttgtttttgaatatttacagatctacagggtgttttataatgtttgtGCCAATGCTCGTGTGCgggtagagtgcggtaaactgaatagaaaagtcctttatcgttttacaattttcgcaataataattgaaatattaattaaaaagtattgacgaataatcacgCGTTGCGCGTGGCTAGACCGTAAgctctaggcgtgacagcaacgaggatcgcacggcaacgaaaaGTGACAACGCATGACGAGAGTAGGAGTAATacgcgttgttatttttcgttgccgtgcgatcctcgttgctgtcacgcctagagcTTATAGTCTAGCCACGCGCAACGcgtgattattcgtcaatgctttttaattaatatttcaattattattgcaaaaattgtaaaacgataaaggacttttctattcagtttaccgcactctacccGCATACGAGCAttggacattatgaaacaccctatatatgtaaaaagttcAACATTGGAAGAACAACAGCATTACGTGCTGTACTTAAGAAGAGTTATAAAAGCGATAGTGAAATTGGCACCTTTCTTTATAACTTGGCCAGAAGACGATAAATgtgaagaaatttttatggGTTTTGCTGCGACTAGCGCTTTTCCGAAAGTAATTGGAGCAGTTGATAAACCGTTTGAAAACCGTTTATTAGCGCTCAGTGAACGCCGCTCACGCTCACGCTGCCTTATCTCGATTAAATAAGCGTTTGTAAGCAGTATTTATGACGTAATCGTGACGTCATAAACGCTTTTCCGAGAGCTTACAATGCCAAAAGAAACGCCGAAGCGATGTTTATAAGCGCTTAAAGCGTGTAAGCGTCGAAACGGAACGCAGCCGTAATGAGTGAGCGGGCAATATAGTTCGCCCGCTCGCCGCTCGTCGTTCGGCGGGAGgtggcgcgcgcgcgtcgcTCTCGCAGTGGCGCGTGTCCGGGTAGCGGCGCGGCAGGCGCAGTGTATGACAGTGTATCGCTGACCGTCAACCCTTTCACATATAGAGGGGTGCGAGTTGAAACGCGCTCCGTTCTCTTACTCCGATTTACGTCGGTTTACCAATTGTTTTCGCAATCTTTTCGTGAGTTCCGCGAATTAGTTTGATTTGTCGCGTGTGTCACAACGTTTCCTTTTCTTTCACTTGAAAGAGAGATACGAAACACGAGTAACTGTGGACTCCATTCTTGGGAATCAGACTTTATTCGAGTTTGAGTTTTCTTCTCCGTTTCGCAATGAACGGAGATGCGAGGAACGAGCGGTCAAACATTGAAAATGCCGACGCTGCCTCACTCAGCGCTGACATCCTCAATCCTTTCGTGCATCGACTCGAGCTTGGCTCGACCTACGACAAGCTCAAGGTCAGTACCTTTTGAAAGCGGCTTCTTTCTAGGATCGATGCTCGTGTGCAGGCTCATTTTAGGGGATGCCACCGTCGCCGCTGCCGTcaccgccaccaccaccgccgccaccaccaccatcaccatcaccaccaccactgccgccaccaccaccaccgtcaccaccaccatcatcaccaccaccgccaccaccaccCCCATCATTATCACCATCACTACCATCATTATTGTCACCATCATCACCACTACCACcatcaccaccaccaccactaTCACTATCACTATCACTACCACCACCATTACCACCATCACTACTACCACTACCATCGTCGTCACTACCACTACTATCATCAACATCATAACCATTGCCATTATAATCACACCATCATTACCACCGCTATCGCGAGGCGGGTTGTGCTTCAATCGTCCTGAGAAAGTATGCGCTGGTATCGGATAACTGCCTCGcagtttttatgaaatttgcaaatttaatttcatgtTTGGACATGGGTAATaaggatatattttaaagagatatcataataagaattgaaagtaattttagattttttattttatattcaatattttatttttcctcaaTAATATCcttaataatactataaaaacACAGTGTAACACAGTGCGTACAatccaaatataattatatataataggtatagtataatataataggtATAGTATATAATCATTCTATTTGTTACATAAGATTTGCTATATAAGATATTCTGCAAAAATGTAGGAATGGCAAACAAATGAGAAAACaggaataaagtaataaagcGTTGTGAAAATACATGCAAGACGATCCAGGAGACATCGCGCGCGGAAAGATTTTCTTCCTTATGTTGATTGCATCATATGGCTACTTTCACATCACCGATTTTGCACAATTAACATCTTGTGGATCTTCCAACCAAAAATTGACGATATCGTCCACGATCGAGACCGTATTGACAAGTTTACTGTCACGCTACTTACTGCTGTAACTCTCTCGTGTAACTCACGTCCCACTTTCTTCGCCACATTTTCGCGTCCCGGCTTCCGGCGAACACCATATATATCTCTTAGTTGCTGTGTTAATCGAGAACAAGGTCATGTGAGTAATTGACatgtttactaaaattttatttcgatacaTATTAATTCAGGCATACAAAGCAATTATGTGATGTTAATCAAGTTACAAAAAAGTACAATCAATTGACATCGTTTATTATGCactaaatttgcaaaatgtagaaacgattatttaattatgattgtttctacaattgcaatataaaaatatatatcacataatGTATCTCTTTTCACAAGATTCTTTCTTTTcacaattagaaattttaagatttgttaaggattatttaaatactcatgttttttaaacatagaaACGTCGAAGAATAAGTGTGCCTAACAGTAGAAAGAAGAATATAAGGAGCGATATCtagaagcaataaaaaatattgaaagagcTAAAAACGTGTAACAGTTTAGATTTGTGGTTCTCAACCTTTTTATAATGGCTTCTTACTCTAATTTACGTTTGTAACTCCCTCATAGTCGTTATTAgtgaaaaaacatttttctatttttaatatgtattgatTGCTGTATtctataaaatcaaaatatttgtaatagattacaaaaattaacatttctatgtagataactttttttattatacagcAAACGATATTCTATAAAGAACATGAATGTGCAGTAATAATACAACCTATATTTTTTAGGGTGATTACTTTTTTACTCATAGAAGGACTGccaaaaaatcaaatttagtaaagtgtactttatttacaaaaaaaaacttaggagctagaatatataaaaataaaaaaatttactcttGCATTTTCATTTTAGTAGGTTGACTGgtagataataaataagaagcataccattgcaatttttaatatttatgatgttGAAATTCTCACAAACAGTGAAATATGAAGATTATGATAAGGTAATCGTACGTTTGGTAGTTAATTTGGTATGGCCCCCTAATggcttatttttttcatgtggTCCAAACAAATGTGACATGGCCGCTGAATGAGAACCACTGGTTTCGACTGTTTACAACAAACAAATGGAAAACAGCTACTGCATTAAACGGCATCTTGATGCGATTTATTTGTCACTAAAAAGAACGAAACTGGAGTTCTTGcaactatattatatttttaaggcATCAAAATCGCGGCTTACGCTTTTCTAGCGGTAACGCAACGCAAATAGCACTCCTCCATGGACCGATGCTTTCTCTTGTTAAAACATCGGTCAAGTCTGAATGCTTCGTGTAGAAAGGCCGCATTCTAGATGTTATAAGCGAGCGAAGACCGGGATTAAGCTACGGAATGGAATAGCGTGTTCGAGAAGCTGAGAAAATGAACGAAATTATGTTACATGCCCTACTTTTTACAagttattttctctctctttctctttctattttctaCTTCATGATctatataacatatttctaGTACAATGTGCATTCTATTTcgtattacataatatataaacagcGCGATACGGCCCTTCAGATTTACAGTTACATATGTGACACTTTCTACGCAAAAATTAGCGCATGACGGAC
Above is a genomic segment from Linepithema humile isolate Giens D197 chromosome 6, Lhum_UNIL_v1.0, whole genome shotgun sequence containing:
- the LOC137000593 gene encoding uncharacterized protein, with the protein product MAMVMMLMIVVVVTTMVVVVVMVVMVVVVIVIVIVVVVVMVVVVMMVTIMMVVMVIMMGVVVAVVVMMVVVTVVVVAAVVVVMVMVVVAAVVVAVTAAATVASPKMSLHTSIDPRKKPLSKAYRDLSRNWRQYRLRGKA